The genomic segment TGCTATCGGGACATTCTTAGTTTCTTTTAGACAATCACGGTCGATAGTTAATTCGTTTTTCTCCGTTTTTATGACAAGTCTTGTATCAGAAAACCAAAGTGGTCCAAAATCTTTCCCATCGGGTTTCCGCGGAATGTTTCTATTAACTATCATCTCCTAAACGATGAAATGAATTACATTAAGGTAGAATCTAGTAGTTGTTCATATTAATATCTTTGCTGGCATGGGTGCTTACCTCGAGAATCCCATCATTGTCAACAGCAATGTGCGTTGACATAAATGGATTGTTTAAAAAGCATGCAGGGTAAAACTGATTGTCACTGCTTTTAAATTTAGGATCCGGAGGTAAGGTATACAGTATTATCTCTTTGGAATCGTCCGTTGTTGGTTCGTACAATTTTGCCtttcatgaaaaaaaggggagaattaataaaaatattcaatgtaataaataccaaacaaaattaaaacaaacctCCTTCAAGGACTTTGACGCTGACTCGATGACCTTCTTTCTTTGAACATCTTCTAGTAGATCCAAAACCACCAACTCGTTAACGAGACCACAATTCAAGCGAACTCGCAAAAACTCAAACTGCTTGTCTAATCTCATTTTGTTCAGTTGAATTCTTTCCAGTCTACTAAGCTTGATCTTTTgcataaatgaaatcaatgacGGAAAATgctttttcatcatttctctAAATTGgtccaatatttctttttcacaatcCACTTTAAGACATGATTTCAGTCTCATTTCCAAATAAAACTGTTTGATTTCTTCCATGATCAAGTcatcctgtaaataaaaagataattgaTTAGAagttttctaataatttttaatgattcttttcttgattACCTTCAAACCAAAagattctttcatttttgtccATATAATCATATtccaacaaggaaaaattttttccGTGACTTGTAATTTCACTGCAGGTTTAGATTCGGCTGAGCGCATTACTAAAAACTGAAAGTAAAGTGATATTAAATAACTACAAACTTGTTGATAACTAATAAAATGTCTATAACATACAGCTGCTTTGCAACATAGATCAAGTCTAATACAATCAGATATTTTAATAACATGCTTCAAATCCTTAATGTAGTGCTTAAAAGTGCTTGTCAAAGTTTGTTTCAAAGCATTAAGCTCTTTTGGAGAGATTTGATTGTCCAGTTTACTCCACTCATTCTTGATTTGATGTAGGTATCGGGCACTCAACCAGCTGTTTGGTACAACCACTTGAGAGAAGTTAGATTTAATCtctaaataaatagaaagaaatgcaaattaaaaaagaaacttaataaGTCATTATTACAATGTTTGTACTTCTCAACACTTTGGTCATTCCATATTTAGTAGCGTGTTCCCATATCCAAAATTCTATGGCATCCATTTCACTACTTTCTCGCATTTAATGGGAAATACCTTGATTTGCAATAATACGAAAGTTACAAAGAGTcaacaataattttaatatttatcttCTTGAATGAAGCAaggaagaaaatcgaaaaCAAACTCGCGGGATAGCTGTTGTGAGAAACATCTGGCCCCGGCAACTGTTACCACCGAATAGATATGTGAATGGCCACGAATAGTCAATACATGTATGTGCTGCCACCTATGTGTAGTAAACTCGGTTTCAAAAACATAGAGCACCTTAAAAAGTTAATCCTACTCTCtgaagtttaatttttaagcGAGCCAGAAAGCTCTAGTTTTctgggaaaataataataacttaaAAGTTAAATGAGAGATTGAGAGTAGTAAATGCCTGCCACAAAGAGAACGTTTTTCTTCTAGaataatagaaatattttaaattttaaaaatcttaatttAGATAACAACGCGCCATGTGTTAACCAGTTGCGATCGACAATCGCATGATTCATTTTGTATACCTATAGTCATACAGTCTCTTTGCAATAGAGATACGTACACAGTTTAGCACGACACGCACACAAATTCGCTTGCAGACACGGATACAGACAGACCGGCAATCGCAAATAGTGCAACAACAATGGAagagtcaaaaaagaaaagtcagaTTGTTGTATAGTGAATGAccgaacaaattgaaattgcaGAAGTTGTGCAGTGAAAAACGCGGTACGTTGTTGCAGATTAGCGATTTTGTGATGAGGTCGCAATCGGAATCAGGACTAGGGAATCATCATCGGATAACACGTGTACAAGTCAGAATACCAAATTCCAATCGATTACACCTTAtgttaggaatattccattccaacagacgacgacgagatcagggcgccgcacaacaacaccggcgcacctacgcgactattgccttgggggcccccgataggtggccccaaattcagtcgttggtccccaaattcagtcgttgtttCCCTACCCCCCTAttgtttattcccccccaatttactgtacaatattcagtgtgttaaaatagacgagaggtaaaagacacggttttgttcgtgtctaatttattcaacttggaaactgtaagtaaacggcccgacacgccgaacatccctattacattttctacatggtccttcgaacggtTTTTAACCCAGTGCATAACCGTGTCCTCCCTCTCAAATCACTCAAATCAACTCactcaaaactcaaaattgtgAAGCCGGTTGGGGCTACACAATTCTAGACCCCCCAAACGtttatctttgtttctttcttttgttgttgggtggtTAAAATCTGCCCAAACTAAAACTActaaattgtaaaaacaaaaaagacgtagaaaaggggggaacctatgcccaaaaattccattttttttctttcgacttttttgtgcCTTTCGTTGTCGGGCTAGCCTGAGGGGGCGGCCATTGAACACGCCGTCCCAACCTCTGGCCCATAGATCGGCCTGGGCTAAACTACTGGGATTTCGTCTCCTCTTTTCATTGCACGTGTGTCCTCCCGTATCCATTCTTCGCTTGCTGATGGTATCGAGTCAGAAataatctttctctttctctcaacatTCACAGAGGAGCCGAAAGGTCTCCAAAACAACCGCtaaatacaattattgaatgaatattCTCTGTCCATCTGtccttccttaaaaaaaaaaagaaaaaaaaccctcttaCATAGGATCCCGAAACATCGGTgcatccaaacgaaaaaaaaaaaactatttctctctcacgctcactgtagtggcacgccgcaaggggcgccaccaacaaaaaaaaaaaaaaaaaaaaaaattatttctcgctcacgctcagtgtagtggcacgccgcaaggggcgccaccaaaaaaaaaaaactttatttcctctctcgcaaagtgtagtggcacgccgcaagtggcgccaccaacaacagaaaaaaaccagaTTCACTTAATTGAGTCATCCAGCCCGGATTTTTGCAGGAGCCTGGGtattaccctagctccaaatttaaatcgattctttttcagataCATCCAAgggatttcaaacaaagtggaaacaaaaaacggaaacTCATCCGTTCCACGAAACCCCaaggaaaacaggaaaaggaaaCGGGCAAATCAGTCGATAagtgatcgaaaaaaaaaaaaaaaaaattaaattaattctctatttcatctccttttccccaGTCAACAGCTCTTGAAGAGCTACACAACCAGGAAGAATGGTTCAgtcaatgaaaaacacaaggtCAGCCACCAAAGGCCACATAACAAGAGCAATAACCCGGATCAACGGATTTGCAAATCAAGTAATGGCCCAAGAAGATGTTAAAGAACTAGAAACCTTAGAAACAAGATTGAAAAGTCTCTTCGAAAGCTACCAAagcgcaacaaaagaaatcaaggagaAATTAATAGCGACCAAGGCCGCGCAGGAGGAGATTGATGGGGATCTGGACACCTTTCTCCAAGTTCAAGATGAAGTGTCTGGAGCAAGATCAATCATCAAGCAGAAGAAGCAAGAATGGTTGGACGacgtgaaagaaaagcaagaggcaaagaaagaagaggacagAGACAAACGATTGTTAGCGCTCTTCCAACAACAGGCAACAAGCcaagcagcaaatcaagcggcaaatcaagcagcaaatcaagcagcaaatcCAGCAACAAGTCAAGCACAGATGGCGCAAATTATTGCCCAAATCATGGCGGCCATTCCGGCACCTCCCGCGCCAGTAATCAACGTGACGGCAGCACCAGCCCCAGCTTCAGCCGTACAGTCGATACGATTGCCGCAGCGACAAATTAAGCACTTCAAAGGAGACGTACTGGAATGGACCCAATTCTGGGAATCCTTTAACGCAGCTGTCCactcttcatctctttcaAACGTCCAAAAATTCGATTACCTCAAGGAATATCTTAAAGGTGAGGCGTACCTGTTGGTTAACAATCTTGAATTAACAGATGCGAATTACCAAGTCGCAATCGACGAACTGAAAAGGATGTACGGGAAGACGGACGTTCTAATCGACGCGCACATTGAGAAACTGGATGCCTTGCAGCCCGTAAAGGACGGGAACGACGTTCCAGCTCTGAGGAGCTTCCAGCTGAATCTCCAATCGCACATTAGCGCGTTGGAAACGTTAGGAGTCCCCACAAGTTCCTTTGGCGGACTCCTCGGAGcaagattaatcaaattaattcctaCCAGGCTCCAACAAGAATGGGCAAAATcgccaacaaacaaatcaacggACATCGAGATGGTCATCAAATTCATTGGAGATCAAATCGACGCGGCCGAAAGGTTCAACCGAATCAAAGgtgtggaaaaggagaaatcgtcTCCAGCTCCTAAACAGCCCAAACCGGCAAATCCACAGCCGGCAACAGCATCACAATTGGCAGTAGGAGCCAAAGCAAGTCCAGCTCCTCAGGTTAAATccgccttaaaaaataaaaacgttaaatTTAACCCAAGTTGGATTGTGTGCGAAAGGCCCTGCATCTTCTGCAGCCAAATTCACTGGCCGACAAAATGTCCGAAAGGGCTgacggaaaggaaaaagataatctttgatttgaaaaggtgCGTCAACTGTTTTGGAGACAAACACGCGCTGAAGGATTGCACATCCGCCCGGAACTGCAACAAGTGCGGAGGGAGGCACCACACCGCTCTCTGCGACAAAGGAGACGTCAGAGTCACCAAtcccacaacagcagcaataatCGTGGCCAGCGATCCAACTTTGACAACCACAGCCTGTGCAAGCAGCTTTGGACAATTGATGCTGAAAACGGCAACAGTCATCATCAGCGGCCAAAACGGTAACGAAACAAGAGcgattttatttgcagacgACGGAAGTCATCGTTCTTGGGTGCTGAAATCACTCTCATCGCAACTTAACATGAAGACAGTAGCGGTGGAAAACATCAGCACAAGAgtgtttaagaaaaaggaacccaACAAGcccgaaatgacaaaaaacgtCGAAATGCAAGTAAGGGGCACCTGGCAAGGCGCCCCAAAAGTTACACTAATGGCTTTAGAATCGGATCACATTTCAGATACCGGCCCGTACGTAGGATCCGAATTTGCAAACAGCCTCTGgatccaaaacgaaaaattggccGACGACAGATTCGAGATGGCACACACCGAAGATCagccaattggaattttagtcGGAATGGACCAGATGTTCCAGATCATGTCGAATGAAGCCGCCATACAGAGTCCATGCGGATTGCGCGCGTTTCAAACGAAACTCGGAAGAATGATTGCTGGACCATCTCAAGAAGCAAAATCGAAGACAGGAACTCAAGTaatccaaaatttaattttaacatcaaGTTACCCGATTCCACAGATTACGTCAACATTCGCGACaagtagccaaaaaagaaaaatcctttcaactcaagcaaacaaaactccgatggaaaaggagactggaacggccagtcccCAAACTACGCCAATAGGAGCGTCATTCTCAGATGCCCCAATCGGATCCAGCGGAGAAGAAGATAGTAAATGGTTTGAGAAGGAAGAACAAGTTGCTGCTAATTTcgacctttctcttttctggaaaatagaaaattttgcgAACCTTGAAGGCGCTGATGCAGTGGAATCGGATGATcgcttcgatttctttgacgaaaaaataacgagatggccagatggaagatactgtacaCCGATCCCTTGGACAACTGACAAGTGGAGACTTCAGAAAAATCTCCCGTTGGCCACCGGAAGAGTGGAAAGCACAATAAcaagattgagaaaaaatccagGAGACTTGGTGAATTACCACGCAGAAATCCAAAAGCTCATCGACAGCAAATTCGTCGAGGAGGCGAACATGGACTACGAAGAACTTCACACCTATCTCCCACATCATCCGATCTTCAGAGGCGACAAATCAACGACGAAAATCAGACCCGTCTTTGACGGAGcagcaaaaacgaaatttggacCAAGTCTGAACGACGTGTTGGAGACCGGACCAAATCTCAATCCCGATCTCCTATCAGTGCTATTACGCTTCAGAAAGTACGAGATTGCCTGGATCGCCGACATAGAAAAAGCCTTTCTAAACATCGCCCTGCAGCCGGAAGATGCTGAAGCAATCAGGTTTTTATGGCCCAGGGATCCAGCAGTGGCTGGATCGCCTCTTATTGCCTACAAGTGGAAGAGAGTGCCCTTTGGCCTTAGTTCTAGCCCCTTTCTCCTACGTGTTACaattaacaaacatttcaaatcactAAAGTCTCGTTTTCCAGAAACTATTCAACAGCTGGAAGAAAGTTTGTACGTTGACGATTACCTCGGCGGAGCAAACAATTTATCAATCGCCAAGAAAAGAGTCGATGAGACGGACGAGATCTTTAGTGACGCCCAACTCAACATGAGAAGCTGGGCAACCAACAACGAAGACCTCAAACAACACCTGAAGGAGAAAGGACTGTCGAATCAAGTCGTAGGCCTACTCTCCCCAGCCTTGGACGGCCAACAGAAGGTGTTAGGAATCCGGTGGGACACCGGATCCGATTCGTTCAAATTCAACCCAGCATCCATCATCCAAGCAGTAGAAGAAGTGGGATCGgaaatcaccaaaagaaagataCTCAGTATCTCGGCAAGGATTTTTGatccaattggatttttatctcCCACTGTACTTTTATTGAAGATTATTTACCAGAAGCTCTGGGAAAAAGAGATAGGTTGGGACCAAGCAGCGCCAGCCGATATCCAAAAATCTTGGAAGATAGTGATGACTGGTCTCGCCGATTTCACCGAACTACAAATTCCACGATGGATCGGACTATCCGAAAAAGTCACTTCTCACGAAATTCACGTCTTCGGAGACGCTTCTGAAGCAGCGTATGGAGCCGTAGCCTACGCCCGACtccaaaaaggacaagaagatCCACTCATCATCCTACTGGCCAGCAAGACGAGAGTTGCACCTCTacctaagaaaaaagtaactttaccGCGTTTAGAATTGCTGAGCTCACTTTTAGCCGTACGTTTAGGTGAAGTcgtaaaaaatgcaatgcaaGTCCAGTATTGGAGAACTTTCTACTGGTCAGACTCCTTGGTTGCACTAGGATGGATTAGAGGAGAGCCGAACAAATGGAAACCATTCGTCCGAAATCAAGTGGAAACGATTCGAAAGTTTTCACAACCCGAGTGGTGGAGACACTGTCCAGGTCTCCAAAATCCGGCCGATCTTGCCTCGCGGGGAGCGCCAGCGCCAACGCTGGTAACCTCAACTCTTTGGTGGAACGGCCCGATTTGGctcaaaggagaagaaacggaaTGGCCAGATTCTCCCAACGACCAAATTCCACAAACAATCCAGTCCGAAATGGAATCGGAAGCTAGGAGTACGACGGTcagcacaacagcagccatcgCAATTCCAACAGCCTCCGTCGACTGGAATCTCGACAAAATTTCCACCTGGAATCGACTGTTAAGACGTACAGCCTGGGTCTCACGATTCCTCAGCAGGAGTCAAAAGAAGCTCAGACCTCCCGGTCCAGAACGAATGGAGTCGATAAAGGCAATTGGACCAGATGGAAAAGGAAGTGGAAAAGTTATCCGGATTACAAGATTATCCAGAGAGGAGCTGGATGAAGCGGAACTAACGATCTACAGACAGCTCCAACGAGAGCGGTATCCTAAGGCGTTTGAATCGCTACAGTTAGACAACACAATCCAGCCCAAGGAGAAAATCGCTGCACTTTTTCCAATCTGGGACGCCAGAGACCGTCTCGTTCGAATCCATGGGAGAGTATCACTTGCCCTAAGAGATAGGAACATCGATCCCCCAATTTTGCTTCCTGCATCACATATAGTAATCACTTTCTTAATTACAGACAAACACGAGTCGCTACTACATGCAGGAGCAAAGGTGACACTATcagagttgaaagaaaaattctgg from the Daphnia pulex isolate KAP4 chromosome 1, ASM2113471v1 genome contains:
- the LOC124198133 gene encoding uncharacterized protein LOC124198133; its protein translation is MVQSMKNTRSATKGHITRAITRINGFANQVMAQEDVKELETLETRLKSLFESYQSATKEIKEKLIATKAAQEEIDGDLDTFLQVQDEVSGARSIIKQKKQEWLDDVKEKQEAKKEEDRDKRLLALFQQQATSQAANQAANQAANQAANPATSQAQMAQIIAQIMAAIPAPPAPVINVTAAPAPASAVQSIRLPQRQIKHFKGDVLEWTQFWESFNAAVHSSSLSNVQKFDYLKEYLKGEAYLLVNNLELTDANYQVAIDELKRMYGKTDVLIDAHIEKLDALQPVKDGNDVPALRSFQLNLQSHISALETLGVPTSSFGGLLGARLIKLIPTRLQQEWAKSPTNKSTDIEMVIKFIGDQIDAAERFNRIKGVEKEKSSPAPKQPKPANPQPATASQLAVGAKASPAPQVKSALKNKNVKFNPSWIVCERPCIFCSQIHWPTKCPKGLTERKKIIFDLKRCVNCFGDKHALKDCTSARNCNKCGGRHHTALCDKGDVRVTNPTTAAIIVASDPTLTTTACASSFGQLMLKTATVIISGQNGNETRAILFADDGSHRSWVLKSLSSQLNMKTVAVENISTRVFKKKEPNKPEMTKNVEMQVRGTWQGAPKVTLMALESDHISDTGPYVGSEFANSLWIQNEKLADDRFEMAHTEDQPIGILVGMDQMFQIMSNEAAIQSPCGLRAFQTKLGRMIAGPSQEAKSKTGTQVIQNLILTSSYPIPQITSTFATSSQKRKILSTQANKTPMEKETGTASPQTTPIGASFSDAPIGSSGEEDSKWFEKEEQVAANFDLSLFWKIENFANLEGADAVESDDRFDFFDEKITRWPDGRYCTPIPWTTDKWRLQKNLPLATGRVESTITRLRKNPGDLVNYHAEIQKLIDSKFVEEANMDYEELHTYLPHHPIFRGDKSTTKIRPVFDGAAKTKFGPSLNDVLETGPNLNPDLLSVLLRFRKYEIAWIADIEKAFLNIALQPEDAEAIRFLWPRDPAVAGSPLIAYKWKRVPFGLSSSPFLLRVTINKHFKSLKSRFPETIQQLEESLYVDDYLGGANNLSIAKKRVDETDEIFSDAQLNMRSWATNNEDLKQHLKEKGLSNQVVGLLSPALDGQQKVLGIRWDTGSDSFKFNPASIIQAVEEVGSEITKRKILSISARIFDPIGFLSPTVLLLKIIYQKLWEKEIGWDQAAPADIQKSWKIVMTGLADFTELQIPRWIGLSEKVTSHEIHVFGDASEAAYGAVAYARLQKGQEDPLIILLASKTRVAPLPKKKVTLPRLELLSSLLAVRLGEVVKNAMQVQYWRTFYWSDSLVALGWIRGEPNKWKPFVRNQVETIRKFSQPEWWRHCPGLQNPADLASRGAPAPTLVTSTLWWNGPIWLKGEETEWPDSPNDQIPQTIQSEMESEARSTTVSTTAAIAIPTASVDWNLDKISTWNRLLRRTAWVSRFLSRSQKKLRPPGPERMESIKAIGPDGKGSGKVIRITRLSREELDEAELTIYRQLQRERYPKAFESLQLDNTIQPKEKIAALFPIWDARDRLVRIHGRVSLALRDRNIDPPILLPASHIVITFLITDKHESLLHAGAKVTLSELKEKFWIVKGRQQELAAPLPLNRLKHAQSFHVTGVDFAGPLLYKPAQRRKKRKAPPSVQDPTPADDPTEERIEEPPAEGDAPIEALIVGEEDSVEEDVEIQDILITTTKAKKTNHLKSYVCLFTCAVTRAVHLELLPDMTARSFLLAFRKFAARRGPVSVMYSDNAQTFRCVDRFLRTIHADPIIQDFLASRKTLWIFSASLAPWWGGFWERMVRSVKDLLRRSNGRACLDYMELEASLAEIESVINARPLSYIGEGADDPLPITPNQFLNNRRSTRADPEPAVNLLDPTSTSIVLQEMDKNRREYVADICARFVDDYLLQLDNFHSKGKSGRKIRLGEVVVIHDEHSKRLMWSTGVVKELIPSRDGLIRSVMLKIPNGNLINRAIQCLHPIELREDLAEDVEIGNPEPIQEPEEDPNPTLPEPEIDLAIGDAMPAPEEPEDVVEDVEPDATGSGGECVRNIPFQQTTTRSGRRTTTPAHLRDYCLGGPR